The Carassius auratus strain Wakin unplaced genomic scaffold, ASM336829v1 scaf_tig00215723, whole genome shotgun sequence genome includes a region encoding these proteins:
- the LOC113095427 gene encoding cdc42-interacting protein 4 homolog, producing the protein MRAVFSSSVSQNSSSPSIIISKETLHQRHFLFPIEGSARRAEHDWGTELWDQCDIIDKHTQSGLDLVDKYVKFVKERTEIEQNYAKQLRNLTKKYSPKRGSKEEQECRFSNHQAFLDILNEMNDYAGQRELIAENMMINICIELTKYLQELKQERKTHLLEAKKAQQSLEGTFKQLDNSKKRFEREWREAEKAAQHAEKTDQDLNATKADVEKAKQQAHMRTHIAEECKNDYALQLQKYNKEQNQFYFTEMPLIFNRLQDMDERRIKMLAQGYILFADTERHVMPIIGKCLEGISRAGTNVNERNDSLGLIEQHKSGFERPGDVEFEDYSQGINRASSDSSLSTPKGPLELLSKNKNKTFRLFNKKSKLPSTSPSPLSTPPNPSPANGPPSPKFGRDPLSYCLKEINKTVKPRISSFRTLKKTPVDTEGFTHLPPEQRRKRLQQKIDDISKELQKETDQSEALDKMKDVYEKNPQMGDPASLAPQITQTAQNMERLRGELNKYESWLAEAGGRGDSIRYSTHSLNNNGAPNPSSPEAISDDTESSQVIYTEFDDDFEEEELAAPIGQCTALYNFPGSSEGTISMQEGEVLSVVEEDKGDGWTRVRRNNGDEGYIPTSYATITLNN; encoded by the exons ATGAGAGCTGTGTTCTCATCATCTGTTTCACAGAACTCCTCCTCCCCTTCcatcattatttctaaagagaCTCTGCATCAAAGGCACTTCCTTTT CCCAATAGAGGGGAGCGCTAGGAGAGCTGAACATGACTGGGGCACTGAGCTTTGG GACCAGTGTGACATCattgataaacacacacaatctGGGCTGGACCTGGTGGACAAATACGTGAAGTTTGTAAAGGAGCGAACAGAAATCGAACAGAATTACGCCAAGCAGCTGAG GAATCTAACCAAGAAATACAGCCCTAAACGAGGCAGCAAAGAAGAGCAGGAATGCAG GTTCTCCAATCACCAGGCCTTTCTGGACATCCTGAATGAGATGAACGACTATGCGGGCCAGAGGGAGCTGATCGCTGAGAACATGATGATCAATATCTGCATCGAGCTCACAAAGTACCTGCAGGAGCTCAAACAGGAGCGCAAGAcg CATCTGTTAGAAGCCAAGAAAGCACAACAGTCTCTGGAGGGCACCTTCAAGCAGCTTGACAAC AGTAAGAAGCGATTTGAGAGGGAGTGGAGAGAAGCAGAGAAGGCGGCTCAACATGCAGAGAAAACCGATCAGGACCTCAATGCCACCAAAGCCGATGTGGAAAAG GCCAAACAGCAGGCGCATATGCGAACGCACATAGCAGAGGAGTGTAAAAACGACTACGCTTTACAACTTCAGAAGTACAACAAAGAACAGAATCAGTTCTACTTCACGGAGATGCCTCTTATTTTCAAT AGGCTGCAGGACATGGATGAACGGCGTATCAAAATGTTGGCGCAAGGTTACATCCTATTTGCAGACACTGAGCGTCACGTCATGCCCATCATCGGGAAGTGTCTGGAGGGCATATCCAGAGCTGGCACGAATGTCAACGAGAGGAAT GACTCTTTAGGTCTTATAGAGCAACACAAGTCTGGCTTTGAGAGACCAGGAGATGTGGAGTTTGAGGATTACAGTCAGGGCATCAATCGGGCCTCCTCGGACAGCAGCCTGAGCACTCCTAAAGGTCCTCTAGAGTTGCTCAGcaagaacaagaataaaacatTCCGGTTGTTCAATAAGAAGAGCAAG CTGCCCTCAACTTCACCCAGTCCTTTATCCACACCCCCCAACCCCTCGCCCGCTAACGGACCCCCCTCCCCCAAGTTTGGCCGGGATCCCCTGTCGTACTGTTTGAAGGAAATCAATAAGACAGTTAAACCCCGAATCTCTTCCTTCCGGACCCTCAAGAAAACG CCTGTGGACACCGAGGGCTTCACCCATCTTCCTCCTGAGCAGCGCAGGAAACGCTTGCAGCAGAAGATCGATGACATCAGCAAGGAGCTGCAGAAGGAGACGGATCAGAG TGAGGCTCTGGATAAAATGAAAGATGTCTATGAAAAGAACCCTCAGATGGGGGATCCTGCCAGTTTGGCACCTCAGATCACTCAGACGGCACAAAACatggagagactgagaggagAACTCAACAAATATGAG TCCTGGCTCGCAGAAGCAGGGGGCCGAGGAGACTCGATACGATACTCGACACACTCTCTGAACAATAACGGTGCTCCTAACCCCAGCAG TCCTGAAGCTATCTCAGATGACACCGAATCTTCCCAGGTCATCTACACTGAATTTGATGACGACTTTGAGGAAGAGGAACTGGCTGCACCTATTGGTCAATGCACAGCACTCTACAATTTCCCAG GCTCCAGTGAGGGAACCATCTCCATGCAGGAAGGGGAGGTGCTGTCTGTAGTGGAAGAGGATAAGGGAGACGGATGGACGCGAGTGCGCCGGAACAACGGGGATGAGGGCTATATCCCAACTTCTTATGCTACCATCACTCTTAATAATTGA